A part of Acidisarcina sp. genomic DNA contains:
- a CDS encoding metalloregulator ArsR/SmtB family transcription factor encodes MSELSQFKAEFFKALSHPLRIRILDELRNGEAGVNELSSRLDVEQSTLSQHLALLRARDLVVARKNGLNVFYSVRDKDIFRLLDVARKIFNTRLVGVRNMLSQMETTSKAK; translated from the coding sequence ATGTCTGAATTGAGCCAATTTAAGGCCGAGTTTTTCAAGGCCCTCTCCCACCCGCTGCGTATACGCATCCTGGATGAATTGCGGAATGGTGAGGCGGGCGTCAATGAACTCAGCTCTCGTTTAGACGTTGAACAGAGTACACTCTCCCAGCACCTTGCTCTCCTGAGAGCCCGCGACCTGGTGGTAGCGCGAAAGAACGGGCTTAACGTCTTCTACTCGGTCAGGGACAAAGATATCTTCCGCCTGCTCGATGTCGCCCGAAAGATCTTCAACACTCGTCTGGTGGGAGTGCGAAACATGCTGTCTCAGATGGAGACGACGAGCAAAGCCAAATAG
- a CDS encoding MBL fold metallo-hydrolase, producing MRIIFWGAAQEVTGSMHEVQTNQARILLDCGLLQGKRQPTYERNSHFSFKPEDIHAVVLSHAHVDHSGNLPTLGKQGFGGTIYTGEATVDLCRYMLADSASLQERDQAFIERRWKRRKDIGMEVGAHAVPPLYTLEDVTRIMGQFSPLKYGQKREVAPGITTTLRNAGHMLGSAFVQLELRENGRTCRVLFSGDMGRKGLPILRNPEQAPAADYLILESTYGDRLHPTLSNAKEKLAEYIGRTIARGGRVIIPAFAVGRTQQLVFLLHQLMVESSLPEIPIFVDSPLALNVTEIFRRHPAEFDYEASQFLKDGKDPFGFARLRYLRSAEESKALNDLRTPFVVISSAGMCEGGRVLHHLKNGIEDPRNLILLAGYQAEHTLGRRIAERQSPVPIFGEPYALRAEVAMLDELSGHADQHDLVQWVRPIAKSLKKIFLVHGEPKAQQALEELLTREFAIPVVCPERASSCEI from the coding sequence ATGCGAATCATATTCTGGGGAGCTGCTCAGGAAGTTACCGGTTCGATGCATGAAGTTCAGACGAATCAGGCGCGCATCCTGCTGGATTGCGGTTTGCTGCAAGGCAAGCGGCAGCCGACGTATGAAAGAAACTCTCATTTCTCCTTTAAGCCGGAAGATATCCATGCGGTAGTTCTGTCGCATGCCCACGTGGATCACAGCGGAAATCTGCCCACTCTCGGCAAGCAGGGATTTGGCGGAACCATCTATACCGGCGAAGCGACTGTCGATCTATGCAGATACATGCTCGCGGATAGCGCATCCTTGCAGGAGCGCGACCAGGCGTTTATCGAGCGTCGCTGGAAACGCAGGAAAGATATTGGAATGGAAGTGGGCGCTCATGCCGTTCCGCCGCTGTATACCCTTGAGGATGTGACCCGGATCATGGGCCAGTTCTCTCCCTTGAAGTACGGACAAAAGCGGGAGGTTGCTCCCGGCATCACGACTACCCTGAGAAATGCCGGACACATGCTGGGGTCCGCGTTCGTGCAACTGGAACTCCGCGAGAACGGAAGAACGTGCCGTGTGCTTTTCTCCGGTGATATGGGAAGGAAGGGTCTTCCGATTCTGCGGAATCCGGAACAGGCTCCTGCAGCCGACTATCTCATCCTTGAGAGCACCTATGGCGATCGTCTGCACCCCACGCTTTCCAATGCGAAAGAGAAGCTCGCCGAATACATTGGCCGGACCATTGCGCGAGGTGGCAGAGTCATCATCCCGGCCTTCGCCGTGGGCAGAACCCAGCAGCTTGTCTTTCTCCTCCATCAACTCATGGTTGAGTCGTCGCTGCCGGAGATACCGATCTTCGTCGATAGCCCACTCGCGTTGAACGTGACGGAGATCTTTCGCCGGCATCCGGCGGAGTTTGACTACGAAGCGAGTCAGTTCCTGAAAGACGGTAAAGACCCATTTGGTTTTGCGCGATTGCGCTACTTGCGTTCGGCGGAGGAGAGCAAGGCATTGAATGATCTGCGCACGCCCTTCGTCGTGATCTCGTCCGCGGGAATGTGCGAGGGAGGCCGCGTCCTTCACCATCTTAAGAACGGTATTGAGGACCCGAGGAATCTAATCCTGCTTGCCGGTTATCAGGCGGAGCACACTTTGGGCCGTCGCATTGCTGAGCGACAGAGTCCTGTTCCCATCTTCGGAGAGCCTTATGCGCTGAGAGCCGAAGTCGCTATGCTGGACGAGTTAAGCGGGCATGCCGATCAGCACGACCTGGTCCAGTGGGTTCGCCCCATCGCAAAGTCACTGAAGAAGATCTTTCTCGTCCATGGAGAGCCGAAGGCGCAGCAGGCTTTGGAGGAGCTGCTGACTCGCGAATTTGCGATCCCCGTCGTTTGCCCGGAGCGCGCCAGCAGCTGCGAGATCTAG
- the hyfB gene encoding hydrogenase 4 subunit B, translating to MSLPGWIAQYAAILSAHDLSLLLILVLGWFAVGLAGLIRPHRVGFVAAVLFPIGALLALGVALLGGLALVAGHAPQVAVLRLGLPDLPFHVRLDALSGFFLVLMGIAGAGISIFAAGYFRSGEGTAPGLHCLQYHVFFASMALVVLADDAYFFMVAWETMALSSYFLVTSQHRIPEIRRAGFLYLLIAHVGAICILLSFGVLQGGSWQFTFDAMRSARLTPFWAATAFLLALLGFGAKAGLVPLHVWLPEAHPAAPSPVSAMMSGLMLKTAVYGMLRITFDLLHLRYWWWGVLVLLVGLFSGIFGAIFAAVQTDMKRLLAYSSIENLGIIFAGIGLAILFEAFHLNLFAALALTAVLIHSLNHSLFKSLLFLATGSVLHATSHRSLGKLGGLIRRMPWVAGLALVGTLAIAGLPPLNGFISEWLLLQSFLFTPQIPHAFLNMVIPLGAAALALIAALSAYVMVKFYGIIFLGQPREASLVEAHDPGWLERLGLSWLALGCILIGVLPQIALRAAGAVTGPLLGKAVNVTSPFLWIAPITPAQASYSGLVLLGGIVLVVGVTFILVRILAHGRIRRTAPWDCGYPWQTSRMQDTAEGFGQPIRHMFGSFFRMEREMPSPSDSSPHYRIYIEDRLWRAVYEPLALAVQRLSNAIGALQGGRLAVYLLYSFLTLIGLLVFVLWA from the coding sequence GTGAGCCTCCCCGGCTGGATAGCCCAATACGCTGCGATCCTCTCCGCACATGATCTCTCGCTGTTGCTGATCCTGGTGCTGGGCTGGTTCGCGGTCGGGCTTGCCGGCTTGATTCGGCCGCATCGCGTTGGCTTTGTCGCCGCCGTGCTCTTCCCTATCGGAGCGCTCCTCGCGCTGGGTGTTGCCCTTCTCGGCGGACTGGCGCTGGTCGCAGGCCATGCTCCGCAGGTTGCGGTTCTTCGCCTTGGGTTACCGGACTTGCCTTTCCATGTGCGGCTGGATGCTCTCTCGGGGTTCTTTCTCGTTCTGATGGGGATCGCTGGAGCGGGCATCTCGATCTTCGCCGCGGGCTACTTCCGTTCGGGAGAAGGCACGGCGCCCGGTCTGCACTGCCTGCAATATCACGTCTTCTTTGCCAGCATGGCGTTGGTAGTGCTGGCGGACGACGCGTACTTCTTCATGGTGGCGTGGGAGACGATGGCGTTGAGTTCGTACTTCCTGGTGACCTCGCAGCATCGCATCCCCGAGATTCGGCGTGCGGGTTTCCTCTACCTCCTGATTGCGCATGTAGGAGCGATCTGCATCCTGCTCAGCTTCGGCGTGCTGCAGGGTGGCAGTTGGCAATTCACCTTCGACGCGATGCGCAGCGCCCGGCTCACCCCGTTCTGGGCGGCGACGGCGTTCCTGCTGGCGCTGCTCGGCTTCGGCGCGAAGGCAGGCCTGGTGCCGCTGCATGTATGGCTGCCCGAGGCGCACCCCGCTGCACCTTCGCCGGTGTCGGCCATGATGAGCGGCCTTATGCTCAAGACCGCGGTGTACGGCATGCTGCGGATTACCTTCGATCTGCTGCACCTGCGGTATTGGTGGTGGGGAGTCCTGGTGCTCCTCGTGGGACTGTTCTCGGGAATCTTCGGAGCGATCTTTGCCGCGGTGCAAACGGACATGAAGCGTCTGCTGGCCTATTCCTCGATTGAAAATCTCGGAATAATCTTTGCCGGCATAGGCCTGGCAATTTTGTTCGAGGCCTTCCATCTGAATCTCTTCGCTGCACTCGCGCTGACTGCGGTTCTGATCCACTCTTTGAATCATTCGCTCTTCAAGAGCCTGCTGTTTCTTGCGACTGGCTCGGTGTTGCATGCGACAAGTCATCGCAGCCTGGGCAAACTCGGCGGACTCATTCGCCGCATGCCATGGGTGGCCGGACTGGCGCTGGTGGGCACGCTGGCAATCGCGGGCCTGCCGCCGCTCAACGGATTCATCTCCGAGTGGCTGCTGCTGCAATCCTTTCTCTTCACGCCGCAGATTCCCCACGCCTTTCTCAACATGGTGATTCCGCTGGGTGCGGCGGCGCTGGCGCTCATCGCTGCGCTGTCCGCCTACGTCATGGTGAAGTTTTACGGCATCATTTTTCTTGGCCAGCCGCGCGAGGCCTCTCTGGTGGAAGCCCATGATCCAGGCTGGCTCGAACGCCTCGGACTCAGTTGGCTAGCGCTTGGCTGCATATTAATTGGTGTGCTGCCACAGATTGCTCTTCGCGCGGCAGGTGCGGTTACCGGGCCTCTGCTGGGCAAAGCGGTGAACGTCACCTCGCCTTTCTTATGGATCGCTCCGATTACGCCCGCGCAGGCATCCTATAGCGGCCTGGTGCTGCTGGGCGGAATCGTCCTCGTGGTCGGCGTCACCTTCATCCTGGTGCGCATTCTGGCACACGGACGCATACGCCGGACGGCTCCCTGGGACTGCGGCTATCCCTGGCAGACGTCGCGGATGCAGGACACGGCAGAGGGCTTTGGCCAGCCGATCCGGCACATGTTTGGCTCCTTCTTCCGGATGGAGCGCGAGATGCCTTCGCCCTCGGACAGTTCTCCACACTACCGAATCTACATTGAGGATCGCTTGTGGCGTGCGGTCTATGAGCCGCTGGCGCTTGCGGTGCAACGTCTTTCGAACGCCATAGGCGCCCTGCAGGGTGGACGCCTAGCTGTCTACCTGCTGTATAGCTTTCTCACTTTGATTGGTCTGCTGGTGTTTGTGCTATGGGCGTGA
- a CDS encoding sigma 54-interacting transcriptional regulator, producing MDHTPMLPVFGIDVGRMTRDLAALFRISSVINSIRDLDLLQRELLQLIFEVIPAERGAIVLRPYGNDDRVSVCTWSRPHEDQHPISVQQDLVRRALWERTPILSSPDLNNPDSNNRESVLCHPLVGVEKTIGVIYLASSEVPSPFRDDHVHFVSVASRIAAVTLENILALNSLSGDQPRLKEAPHAASKLVGVSRQIEQLQRFISRVSQSDSTILIRGESGTGKELVARAIHNKSPRMDRPFVAINCAAIPEALLESELFGHERGAFTGAVGVKMGRLEAAQDGTLFLDEIGELAPLLQAKLLRVLQQREFERLGGNRSIAFKARVVAATNKNLEVAIKSGEFRQDLYYRLNVVSVTVPPLRERPEDISLLALYFAEIHAAKNKRPFKGISQEARAILLRYSWPGNVRELESAIEHAIVLGLTEEILPEDLPDAILEEQALVLAKDARYHDALKRTKKDLVLSAIRDAKGNYREAARLLSIHPKYLHRLVRNLDLKSHLQEVE from the coding sequence GTGGATCACACACCAATGCTTCCTGTCTTTGGGATTGATGTCGGGCGCATGACGCGTGATTTGGCTGCCTTGTTCCGCATTAGCAGTGTCATCAATTCCATCCGTGACCTTGATCTTCTACAACGCGAGCTCTTGCAGCTTATCTTCGAAGTCATCCCTGCCGAGCGCGGTGCTATAGTCTTGCGCCCCTATGGGAACGATGATCGGGTATCAGTCTGCACGTGGAGCCGCCCCCATGAAGACCAGCACCCCATCTCGGTCCAGCAGGATCTGGTTCGCAGGGCCTTGTGGGAGCGCACGCCCATACTCAGCAGCCCAGACTTAAACAACCCTGACTCAAACAACAGGGAGAGCGTACTCTGCCATCCCCTGGTGGGAGTGGAAAAGACGATCGGAGTCATCTATCTGGCTTCCTCTGAAGTCCCGTCCCCGTTCCGCGACGATCACGTGCACTTCGTCAGCGTGGCATCGCGAATCGCAGCGGTGACGCTGGAAAATATCCTCGCCTTGAATTCTCTCAGCGGCGATCAACCTCGATTGAAAGAGGCGCCCCATGCGGCCAGCAAGCTCGTCGGTGTGAGCCGCCAGATCGAGCAACTGCAGAGATTCATCTCGCGCGTCTCCCAGAGCGATTCCACGATATTGATACGCGGAGAAAGCGGCACCGGCAAAGAGCTGGTCGCCCGTGCCATCCACAACAAGAGTCCGCGGATGGATCGACCATTTGTCGCCATCAACTGTGCCGCAATTCCCGAGGCACTGCTGGAGAGTGAATTGTTCGGACACGAAAGGGGCGCGTTCACCGGAGCCGTCGGCGTAAAAATGGGGAGGCTCGAAGCGGCACAGGACGGAACCTTGTTCCTCGACGAGATTGGCGAGCTGGCCCCTTTGCTGCAGGCGAAGTTATTACGCGTACTACAGCAACGGGAGTTCGAGCGGCTGGGAGGAAATCGTTCCATCGCATTCAAGGCCCGTGTCGTCGCAGCCACCAATAAGAACCTTGAGGTTGCCATCAAGTCCGGAGAGTTTCGCCAGGACCTGTATTACCGGCTCAATGTCGTCTCGGTTACGGTGCCTCCTCTGCGCGAACGGCCCGAAGACATTTCGCTGCTTGCCCTATACTTCGCCGAAATTCATGCGGCCAAAAACAAGCGCCCCTTCAAAGGAATCTCGCAGGAAGCGCGCGCCATCCTGCTGCGGTATAGCTGGCCGGGGAATGTTCGCGAACTGGAGAGCGCAATCGAACATGCAATCGTGCTCGGTCTAACGGAGGAAATCCTTCCCGAGGATCTGCCGGACGCGATTCTGGAAGAACAGGCACTGGTACTGGCAAAAGATGCGCGGTATCACGACGCGCTCAAACGAACAAAGAAAGACCTGGTGCTCAGCGCTATTCGCGATGCCAAAGGTAATTATCGCGAAGCCGCGCGGCTGTTGAGTATTCACCCCAAGTACCTGCACAGGCTGGTACGAAATCTGGATCTGAAGTCTCACCTGCAGGAAGTTGAGTAG
- a CDS encoding TonB-dependent receptor, protein MNRRVLRVSGLLLGLLLFLSGWTAYAQTNQGVLAGNVVDTTGAAVPNATITATNDATGAVYKGASTSAGSYRFPEVQPGRYTLVVQAPGFKENHQTGVLVQIGNVSALDISLEVGSSSETVTVNSEAPQIQTQSSDVGGIVNTKQVLELPLALGGVGAMRSPEAFVFLVPGTVGPGSANSNNGIFISKIGGGQNFGNEVLIDGASQTRSENGSSYDEEAPSVEALSEFKVTTSTPPAEFGRTTGGIENFVTKSGTNKYHGSAFEIFRNEDLNANDWFNNGYLSLCASGDTGCRSRRQRGLDKKHDFGGSIGGPLSVPHVFNAKDRLFGFFSWEQFRQTRGGTNITTVPTVAERGGDFSDRLLAPNGHTNVCDGTPIIAGQIFDPLTERTVSVTNPDGSTTRIRCRTAFPGNKIPLSRFSPVAQNIMKFYPAPQNSNLQNNYSNNTPYPLNNTTYTIRIDGNVTQSNKVWGTYSARENTDLKSNRTFPYPVENNQWQQDFITHFFRTGWDYAISPNLLNHLVFGSNRSNSINFTEAANGKTNWAKQLGIGNVFGTAFPVIRANAEGIPQLGKSQADANVDNGLRLNDSINWIHGRHSFKFGGDYRYQQYSNIAHDNEAGNFNFSGNQTRVDDSTTPDTGNGLASLLLGGVNDANLGVRLHQPRWISNYWAVFAQDDIKVTPSLVVNVGVRYDIDQPRREVANATSNFSPTAIDPVNGRPGALVFASNCGSCNKRWADTWFKDFAPRVGFAFTPQTLDGKVVIRGGYAILYGPLQYNDFGGSMLQGYAANPNFGSDGFEPAFQIDSGFPAYKPPPNLDPGQYDNGNASAPIPFSNYIKASYGRPPMIQQWNMQVQQELAHDLIATIGYIGSHGTHLRSGIENINNMPLSAFSMGNKLLDRFGPNDTTVDSVPSPYKGFNGQVQQALRPFPQYGFIATDCCLQNVGQSTFNALVATLERRFSNGLNLQASYTWSKTITDADSSLPGINGGVAQEQNPFNLRQEKAVSIQDIPHTLVLSYIYQLPIGRGRQFLGGTNRLVDAFLGGWQIGGVQRYQSGQPLSFGCADGIPGWDNCIRFTRLPGSDLSSHIKHINPFVIDTNGPNPRVNSLFNGLKRPDAPLYSALQPNPALLSQNAPVNRGTGPYSFGNMPRVSTDVRNGLYLNEDFSLLKNFNITEGTFFQLKAEFLNALNRHIFGTPDLNPYSSYYGVPTYTIDGPRNIQITGRFTF, encoded by the coding sequence ATGAATCGAAGAGTTTTGCGAGTAAGCGGCCTGCTCCTGGGCCTGCTCCTCTTTCTCTCCGGATGGACGGCATACGCACAAACCAATCAGGGCGTGCTGGCTGGCAATGTCGTAGATACGACGGGAGCCGCCGTACCCAACGCAACCATCACGGCGACAAACGATGCAACGGGTGCGGTTTACAAAGGGGCCTCCACTTCTGCGGGAAGCTATCGTTTCCCTGAAGTCCAGCCCGGCCGCTACACATTGGTCGTTCAGGCACCCGGCTTCAAGGAGAATCACCAGACCGGCGTGCTGGTGCAGATCGGCAACGTCTCCGCGCTGGATATCAGTCTCGAAGTAGGCAGTTCGAGCGAGACGGTAACGGTCAACTCTGAAGCGCCACAGATCCAGACTCAGTCTTCGGATGTCGGCGGCATCGTCAACACGAAGCAGGTTCTCGAACTTCCGCTGGCACTTGGCGGCGTGGGCGCGATGCGCTCTCCCGAGGCCTTCGTCTTCCTGGTTCCGGGCACAGTGGGACCCGGCAGCGCCAACAGCAACAACGGCATCTTCATCTCGAAGATCGGCGGCGGCCAGAACTTCGGCAACGAAGTCCTGATCGACGGCGCCAGCCAGACGCGCTCCGAGAACGGCTCGTCCTATGACGAGGAAGCCCCCTCGGTAGAAGCACTCTCCGAATTCAAGGTCACCACATCGACCCCGCCTGCCGAGTTTGGCCGGACCACGGGTGGCATTGAGAACTTTGTGACCAAGTCCGGAACCAACAAGTACCACGGCTCCGCCTTCGAAATCTTCCGCAACGAAGATCTGAATGCGAATGACTGGTTCAACAATGGCTATCTCTCGCTATGCGCTTCGGGCGATACCGGTTGCCGGTCGCGGCGTCAGCGCGGCCTGGATAAGAAGCATGACTTCGGCGGATCGATCGGCGGCCCGCTCAGCGTTCCCCATGTCTTCAATGCCAAGGACCGTCTCTTCGGATTCTTCTCGTGGGAGCAGTTCCGCCAGACCAGGGGTGGAACCAACATCACGACTGTGCCCACCGTAGCCGAGCGCGGAGGAGACTTCTCCGATCGCCTGCTCGCACCGAATGGTCACACCAACGTATGCGACGGAACCCCGATCATCGCCGGGCAGATCTTTGATCCGCTGACGGAAAGGACAGTTTCGGTTACGAATCCTGATGGCTCCACCACGAGGATACGGTGCCGCACGGCCTTCCCTGGCAACAAAATTCCGCTCTCCAGGTTCAGCCCGGTCGCGCAGAACATCATGAAGTTCTATCCGGCTCCGCAGAACTCCAATCTGCAGAACAACTACTCCAACAACACCCCATATCCGCTCAACAATACGACGTACACGATCCGTATTGACGGCAACGTTACGCAGAGCAACAAGGTTTGGGGAACCTACTCGGCACGCGAGAATACCGACCTGAAGTCCAACCGCACCTTCCCATACCCGGTAGAAAACAACCAGTGGCAGCAGGACTTCATCACTCACTTCTTCCGCACCGGCTGGGATTATGCGATCTCGCCAAACCTGCTGAACCACCTGGTATTCGGCAGCAACCGCAGCAACAGCATCAACTTCACCGAAGCGGCTAATGGCAAGACAAACTGGGCGAAGCAACTGGGAATCGGCAATGTCTTCGGCACCGCCTTCCCGGTGATCCGTGCCAATGCTGAAGGCATCCCCCAACTGGGCAAATCCCAGGCGGATGCAAACGTGGACAACGGTCTCCGTTTGAACGACAGCATCAACTGGATTCATGGGCGCCATAGCTTCAAGTTCGGTGGCGACTATCGCTATCAGCAGTATTCGAACATCGCGCACGACAATGAAGCGGGCAACTTCAACTTCAGCGGCAACCAGACAAGGGTCGATGATTCCACCACCCCCGACACCGGGAATGGTCTCGCCAGCCTTCTGCTGGGCGGCGTCAACGACGCGAATCTGGGAGTCCGGCTGCACCAGCCACGCTGGATCTCAAACTACTGGGCCGTCTTTGCTCAGGATGACATCAAGGTCACCCCATCCCTGGTTGTCAACGTCGGTGTGCGCTATGACATCGATCAGCCCCGCAGAGAGGTTGCCAACGCCACGTCGAACTTCAGCCCAACCGCCATCGATCCGGTGAACGGTCGGCCGGGAGCGCTGGTCTTCGCAAGCAACTGCGGTAGCTGCAACAAGCGCTGGGCGGACACCTGGTTCAAGGATTTCGCTCCTCGCGTCGGCTTCGCGTTCACTCCACAAACCCTCGACGGCAAGGTGGTTATACGCGGCGGCTACGCAATCCTGTATGGCCCGCTGCAGTACAACGACTTTGGCGGCTCCATGCTCCAGGGTTATGCGGCGAATCCGAACTTTGGTTCGGATGGATTTGAACCCGCCTTCCAGATTGACTCGGGCTTCCCGGCCTACAAGCCTCCGCCGAACCTGGATCCGGGCCAATATGACAACGGCAACGCATCCGCGCCGATCCCATTCAGCAACTACATCAAGGCGAGCTATGGCCGTCCGCCCATGATCCAGCAATGGAACATGCAGGTGCAGCAGGAACTGGCGCACGACCTGATTGCAACCATCGGCTACATTGGTTCGCACGGCACGCATCTTCGTTCCGGCATCGAGAACATCAACAACATGCCGCTCTCCGCATTTTCCATGGGCAACAAGCTGCTCGATCGCTTTGGCCCGAACGACACGACGGTGGACAGCGTGCCGAGTCCGTACAAGGGATTCAATGGCCAGGTGCAACAGGCACTGCGGCCCTTCCCGCAATACGGCTTCATCGCAACCGACTGCTGCTTGCAGAACGTCGGCCAATCCACCTTTAACGCACTGGTGGCAACGCTGGAGCGCCGCTTCAGCAATGGCCTGAATCTGCAGGCCTCCTACACCTGGTCCAAGACCATCACCGATGCCGACTCCTCACTCCCCGGCATCAATGGCGGTGTGGCCCAGGAGCAGAATCCCTTTAACCTGCGGCAGGAAAAGGCCGTCAGCATCCAGGACATTCCGCACACACTGGTCCTCAGCTACATCTATCAACTGCCGATCGGCAGGGGCAGACAGTTCCTGGGCGGAACCAACCGGCTCGTGGACGCATTCCTGGGTGGATGGCAGATTGGCGGCGTGCAACGCTACCAGTCGGGTCAGCCTCTCTCGTTTGGCTGCGCCGATGGCATTCCGGGATGGGATAACTGCATCCGCTTTACCCGTCTACCCGGATCGGATCTTTCCAGCCACATCAAACACATCAACCCGTTTGTCATCGACACGAACGGCCCGAATCCAAGGGTCAACAGCCTCTTCAACGGCCTGAAGAGACCGGACGCGCCTCTCTACTCGGCGCTGCAACCGAATCCGGCTCTGCTGTCGCAGAACGCCCCTGTCAACCGTGGAACGGGACCGTACTCCTTTGGCAACATGCCACGCGTCAGCACGGACGTTCGCAATGGCCTCTACCTTAACGAGGACTTCAGCCTGCTCAAGAACTTCAACATCACGGAAGGCACGTTCTTCCAGTTGAAGGCGGAGTTCCTGAATGCCTTAAACCGCCACATCTTTGGCACACCCGATCTGAATCCATATAGCAGTTACTATGGCGTGCCGACCTATACCATCGATGGCCCACGTAACATTCAGATCACCGGTAGATTTACGTTCTAG
- a CDS encoding NADH-quinone oxidoreductase subunit H — protein MGVISLVRQCSEVLLAIALAPLFAGWIAQCRAWLQSRSAPSLLQPYRMLRKLFLKDVAIAESASPLFRATPYVEFGAMVLAAAIIPSIATDLPFARVADAIALIGLFATARVFLSLAAMDIGTAFGSLGARRDMMIGFLAEPALLMVLFNAFLMSGSTALPSLVEAYSAHPLSLNPSLTFAAVAFVMVLLAENGRIPIDNPTTHLELTMIHEAMLLEYSARHLALVEWASNLKLFNYACIGFALFMPWGIATHGADGGAALLLAVAVLIIKLTVAGAALALVETLSAKLRLFRAPEFLAMAFLLAVLGLLVHILLGA, from the coding sequence ATGGGCGTGATCTCGCTTGTGCGTCAATGCAGCGAAGTACTGCTGGCCATCGCGCTGGCCCCTCTCTTTGCCGGATGGATTGCGCAATGCCGGGCGTGGCTGCAGAGCCGCTCGGCTCCCTCACTGCTGCAGCCCTATCGCATGCTGCGCAAACTGTTCCTCAAAGATGTTGCGATAGCCGAAAGTGCATCGCCTTTGTTTCGCGCCACTCCTTATGTCGAGTTTGGAGCCATGGTCCTGGCCGCGGCCATCATTCCTTCCATCGCTACCGACCTGCCATTCGCGCGCGTGGCAGATGCAATCGCGCTCATCGGATTGTTCGCAACGGCACGTGTGTTCCTTTCGCTGGCCGCGATGGATATCGGAACCGCCTTCGGTAGCCTGGGCGCACGACGCGACATGATGATCGGCTTCCTCGCGGAGCCTGCCTTGCTGATGGTGCTGTTCAATGCATTTCTAATGTCGGGCAGCACGGCATTGCCGAGCCTGGTTGAGGCTTACTCCGCTCATCCGCTTTCGTTGAATCCCAGCCTTACTTTTGCTGCCGTCGCTTTTGTGATGGTGCTGCTGGCGGAAAATGGACGCATCCCGATTGACAATCCAACCACGCATCTTGAACTCACGATGATCCACGAGGCGATGCTGCTTGAGTATTCGGCGCGCCATCTGGCGCTGGTGGAGTGGGCCTCAAACCTGAAGCTCTTTAACTACGCCTGCATTGGCTTTGCTCTCTTTATGCCCTGGGGCATCGCAACCCACGGCGCAGATGGAGGAGCTGCGTTGCTGCTCGCCGTGGCCGTGCTGATCATAAAGCTCACTGTGGCTGGCGCGGCATTGGCGCTGGTGGAGACGTTGTCTGCAAAGCTGCGTTTATTCCGTGCGCCGGAGTTTCTGGCAATGGCGTTTCTGCTTGCCGTGCTTGGCCTGCTGGTCCACATTTTGCTGGGAGCTTAA